From a region of the Chitinophaga caseinilytica genome:
- a CDS encoding GntP family permease, whose product MTASFIQVLLSLAAGIGLIVLLTVKFRVHAFFALFLACFAVGLGVQLPFPKIISVMKEGFGHIMQSLGFIIVLGTMLGVILEHTGATRVMAAAILKLVGEKRAATAMGITGFIVGLPIFCDSGYIVLSGLNRSVAGRSGVPLLVMSVSLASGLYAVHCLIPPHPGATAAAGTIGADIGRLMLIGSAVAIPAAIAGCWWASWMGKRVAGNVPHDAHEDEPLPATPAWKAFLPIAVPILLIALGAFMKMEHGSDVLQILGDPVVALSVGVLLALYTGTGWKKAEVSRLMLEASEKAGGILVIIGAGGAFGAILATTDLGTHLSDALPLGQLGLFFPFLLAVLLKTAQGSSTVAIITAAAIVGQLLPKLGLDSDTGRLLCMLALGAGSMAISHANDAYFWVISKFSGLDMQPMLKVYSVATLLMGITAFLAVLALSAVMM is encoded by the coding sequence CTTTGGCGGCAGGTATCGGCCTGATCGTACTGCTGACGGTAAAATTCCGCGTTCATGCGTTCTTCGCGCTTTTCCTCGCCTGCTTCGCCGTAGGGCTCGGCGTGCAACTGCCGTTCCCGAAAATCATTTCCGTCATGAAAGAGGGTTTCGGGCACATCATGCAAAGCCTGGGCTTCATTATCGTGCTGGGCACCATGCTCGGCGTGATCCTCGAACACACCGGCGCCACCCGCGTGATGGCTGCCGCCATCCTGAAGCTCGTTGGGGAGAAAAGGGCCGCCACGGCCATGGGGATCACGGGTTTTATCGTGGGGCTGCCCATTTTCTGCGATAGCGGCTACATCGTGCTGAGCGGGCTGAACCGTTCCGTAGCCGGGCGAAGCGGCGTGCCGCTGCTGGTGATGTCCGTTTCCCTCGCGTCGGGCCTCTACGCGGTGCATTGCCTCATCCCCCCGCACCCGGGCGCTACCGCCGCCGCGGGAACGATCGGGGCAGACATTGGCCGGCTGATGCTGATCGGGTCTGCCGTGGCCATTCCGGCTGCCATTGCCGGTTGCTGGTGGGCTTCCTGGATGGGGAAACGCGTAGCGGGAAACGTTCCGCACGATGCGCATGAAGACGAGCCGCTTCCCGCAACGCCCGCCTGGAAAGCGTTTTTGCCCATCGCGGTGCCCATTCTGCTCATTGCGCTGGGCGCGTTCATGAAAATGGAACATGGGTCGGATGTGTTGCAGATATTGGGTGATCCGGTAGTGGCCCTGTCGGTAGGGGTTTTGCTGGCATTGTACACGGGAACGGGATGGAAGAAGGCGGAAGTGAGCCGCCTGATGCTGGAAGCTTCCGAAAAAGCGGGCGGCATCCTCGTGATCATCGGCGCCGGCGGCGCTTTCGGGGCCATCCTCGCCACCACCGACCTCGGCACGCACCTTTCCGACGCACTGCCGCTGGGCCAACTCGGGCTTTTCTTCCCGTTTTTACTGGCCGTGCTCCTGAAAACGGCCCAGGGATCGTCTACCGTAGCCATCATCACCGCCGCGGCCATCGTAGGGCAACTGCTGCCCAAACTGGGGCTCGACAGCGATACCGGCCGCCTGCTTTGCATGCTGGCCCTCGGCGCGGGGAGCATGGCGATTTCGCATGCGAACGACGCCTATTTCTGGGTGATCAGCAAATTCTCCGGGCTCGACATGCAGCCCATGCTCAAAGTCTATTCCGTGG